The stretch of DNA AATGAGCCGTTTCGCTTTTGTTCAATACTATTATTCGGATGTCGTCCACAAAGTTCTGGAAATCGTGGAAGCCGATGAAAAACCCACCTATTACCCGAATGGTGTGAATGGTCACTGGGTTGATATCACAAACAATACCGCCGTCCAGGTGGGCTGGAAGGCCAGCACTGTAAACTTTGTTGACTGGGTCTTCAGTGAATTGACCTATCAAGACCATGCCGATGAGGCAACTGCGAAGAAACTGGAGTTGCTGAGCGCTGCTGTCAACTGGCTGAAGTTGAATCCACTGCAATACAGCATCGATCTTGGCGTTGCCACGCCTGAAGAGGAAACGCTGTTGCTGGCGTACAAGCAGTTCTACGTGGGTGTCGCCCGTGTAGAAAAACAGTCCGGTTATCCATACACCATCAACTGGCCGGTAGCGCCTTTTTGATGCTGGCACGTGCGTCAAACCCGTCACCGGGAGCGCATTACTGAAAAGCCCGGCGTCTTTGCCGGGCTTTTTGGAATGCCTACCTGAAGAGACATCGCTTGAACCCAACACATAACACTCATCAACTGGAACCAGGAGGCGTGACATGACAAACGAGCAACAAGCGTTGGCGGACATGCCGATCTGGCTGGTCATCCTCCTCGCCGTCGTGGGCGGGGTGTCCGGCGAAATGTGGCGTGCCGACAAGGAGGGCGCCCGCGGCTGGCCATTGCTGCGGCGCCTGGCCCTGCGCTCCGGCGCCTGCATGATCTGCGGCGTGTCGGCAATCATGTTGCTGTATGCCGCCGGCATGTCGATCTGGGCCGCTGGCGCGTTCGGCTGCTTGACGGCGATGGCCGGGGCCGACGTGGCTATCGGCCTGTACGAACGCTGGGCTGCCAAGCGCATTGGCGTTTGCGAAGTACCGCCGCCTCGCGATCCACAGTAACCCACCACTTTCCAGCCGCGCTGCTTTCATTGCGGCGGGGCTGTGCGTGGACAAATGAAAAGGAGGTCATGCATGCCCGCTCCGATCCAGCAGCCTTCGCAGCTGTTCACGGCGATGGCGACAACTTTGCGCAACGCTGCCGACCTGAATGTACAGGTTGGCAATCACGACGACTTCACCGCGCCTGGCGCTCAGGCCTGGGTGTTGATCGACTTCGACCGCAATGCGCCCGGCGCACGTGCCGCTGACGGACGCATCGCGCATGTCCTGACGGTCTCAATGCAAGTCATCCCGGCCGTTTCCGCCAGCGCTTTTGCCGCCTGTGATCTGATCGCCGTGCTGAAAAACCTGATCACCGACAACCGTTGGGGCCTGCCCGGCGATCAATGTGATTTGCCGATGAACATTGATGGTTTGCCGTCAGTGCTTATTCGCGCTGATCAGCAAATCAAGGCGTGGACCCTGACCTTCACCCAGACCCTTTACCTCGGCCCGACCCTGCTCGACGACCCGCTCGGTACGCCGAAATTCGCCCGTACCTGGGAAGTCAGCAACATCGACGATCCGGATCAATACACCGCGCTGGAGGCCTGATTGATGTTCGACGCATTACTGCGCATGCAACTGGGGCCGATCATCGAGCGGCTGGCGGAGATGGAAGCGGAAATCGACGACCTGCACCGACGCGCCGAGAGTTTCTGTCGCATCGGCATTTGTCAGTCAATCGATGCGGCGAGCAACACCTGTCAGGTCAGCCACGGTGGGCTGCTCACGCCGGCCATCAAGTTCTTCAACCCGAGTGCCGGCGCCCAGAGCGAATCGCGGATTCCCTCCGTGGGCGAGCAGTGCCTGCTGTTCAACTACGGCAGTGGTGAAAGCGGGGCGCAGAGCGTGGCGTTGTTTGGCTTGAACAGCGAGCGCTTTCCGCCGGCGGCGACGGTACCGACGCTGACGCGACGGGTGCATGTCGACGGCAGCGAAAGCGGCTACGACGACGCCAGCCACACCTTGCACTGGCAGAACGGGCCGGCGGCTTTCACCGGTTCCCGAGAATCGCTGGAACTGAGCATCGGCCCGGCACGGCTGGTGATGACGCCGCAGGTCATCAGCCTGCAACTGGGCGCGGTCGGCCTGACCATTGACGCCTCGGGCGTGCACTTCAGCGGCCCGTTGGTGGATCACCAGGGCCGTGTCATCAGTCCCTGAATCAAGAGCTTCCCATGATCGGAATCGATAGAGACAGCGGGGCCACGGTCGACGACTGGCTGCAATTTGTGCAGCGCGCGACCCGGGCCCTGACCACGCCGCTGGGCACCCGGCAAAAAAGGCCCCTTTATGGCTCGTTGATCCCCACGCTGCTGGGACAGAACCTCGGTGACGACGTTCTGCTCCTGGCCCAGAGCCACGCGGCTCAGGCGTTTTACAACGCGCAGAACGGGATCAGCGATTTTCAGCCGAGCGTGATCGTCGCCAGCCGTCAGGGCGCCGGTCTGCTGCTGCGTTTCGCCGGCACTTGGAAAAACCGTCAACAGACCTTCGAGGTAGTGACATGAGCATGTTGATCCCCGGCCAGAACCAATTGGCCGAACCGGCGCTGATCACCGTCGACGCCTTCGAAGACTTGCTCGCCGAGTTCAAGACCTTCGTTGTCGAATACGTCGGCGCCCGGGCGCCGGACAGCGCGGCGAAACTCAAGACCAGCCTCGATAACGAGAGCGAACTGCTGACCCTGGCGCTCGAAGCCTTCTGTGTGCGCCTGCAAACCCACGAACGCAAATACAACGCCCGCATCAAGCAGATGCTGGCGTGGTGGGCGACCGGCAGCAACCTCGACGCACGGCTGGCGGACATGGGTCTGGAACGGCAGTTGCTCGACCCGGGCGACCCGGCGGCATTCCCGCCGGTACCACCGATTCATGAAAGCGACGACGACGCCCGGCTGCGCTATTACCTGGCGCCGCATGCGCCGGCTGCGGGTTCGCGGATGCAGTATCGCCGCGAGGTGTTCACCCTCGGCGAACGGCCAACGGTGAAGGTCGAATCCACCGATGCCGGTGTGGTGAATGTCACCTACACCTTCAACCCGGACGGCCTCGCGGCACAGGTCAAGGACGGTAATGGTCGGCGTACCGCGCCCGGCGAAGTGCAGGTCACGGTGTTGTCGCGAGACGGCGATGGCACGCCATCCGCCGCATTGCTCGATGGCGTGCGTCAGCACTTCGCCCGCCCTGATGTGCGACCGGAAACCGACCTGGTCACGGTCAAGGCTGCGGACATTCAACGCTACAAGATTCGCGTGGTGGCGAAGATCAATTCCGGCCCGGATTCAGGCCTGACCAAAGTCGCCGCGCAGCAGCAATTGCAATCCTACGCCGACAGTTGTCATCGCCTCGAAGGCCGGGTCGACCCGAGCTGGATCGACTACACGCTGCACAGCGCTGGCGCCGTGCAACTGCAGATTCTTGAACCGCTGGAGCCGATCGTGACCACTGCGTTTCAGGCGCCTTACTGCACGGCAGTCGAGGTCGAGGTGCTGACGCTATGAGTGAGCCAACGCAACGCCCGACCTTGTTGCCGGCCAACAGCTCGGCACTCGAACGTGGACTGGATCTGGGCTTCGGCGCACTGCTTGATCGCATCGCGCCGCCGTTCCCCGAACTGATGAATCCGAACGAAACGCCGGTGGCGTTTCTGCCGTATCTGGCGGCGGATCGCGGCGTCGCGGAGTGGAGCACCGCCGCACCGGAAGCGGAAAAACGCCTGACCGTCGAACTCGCCTGGCCCACTGCGCGCCAAGCCGGTACTCGCAAGGCACTGGAAAACGCGGCCAAGGGTTTGCAACTGCGCCCCGACATCCGCGCCTGGTACGAACAGACGCCGCCCGGTATGCCTTACAGCTTCACCGTGCGCGCCTTCAGCGACCAACCCTACAGCGAAGAAATCGACGCCCGACTCGACCGCCGTTTGGCGGATGCCAAGAGTGAACGGGACATTCTCTCGGTAACAGTTGGCTTGAGCGCGTTCGGCAGTCACTCCATCGCCGCTGCGACCTTTTGCGGTGAGCTGACGACGATCTATCCGGTGTTCATCGAAGGGCTTGAGACCTCTGGCGAGGCGTTCATGGCCGCAGCTTTGTACACCGTCGAAACATCCACTATTTATCCCCAGGGGGCCTGAATGGCTGACTATTACACCCTGCTCACCAACGCAGGGATTGCCTACGAAACGGCGTGCAAAGCCGCGGGCGTGCCGATCAAGTTGACGCAGATTTCCGTCGGCGACGGCGGCGGCTCGGTCTACAACCCGGCCGCGACTGCCACGGCGCTGAAGCGCGAAGTCTGGCGCGGGCCGCTCAACGCGCTGTTCCAAGACGAGAAAAACCCGAGCTGGCTGCTTGCCGAAGTGACCATTCCGCCCGATGTTGGCGGCTGGTACGTGCGTGAAGCCGGGCTGTGGACCGACACCGGGATTCTCTACGCCATCGTCAAATACCCGGAGTCGTTCAAACCGGTTCTGGCCACCTCGGGTTCGGGCAAAGAGTTCTACATTCGCTCGATTTTCGAGACCAGCAATGCGTCGCTGGTGACGTTGCTGATCGATGACACCGTGGTCAAGGCCACGCGTGCCTGGGTCATGAGTTATCTCGCCGAAGAACTCGGCAAACTCGATGGCAAGCAATCGGTACGCGTCGCGGCATCCAGCAACATCGTGTTGAACGGTGCGCAGCAGATTGACGGCGTGGCCGTGATTGCCGGCGACCGTGTGTTGGTGGCTAATCAAACCTTGGCCAAGGACAACGGCCTGTGGCTCGCCGCCAATGGCGATTGGGTGCGGGCGACCGATGCCAACAGCAACGCCAAGGTCACGCCGGGCCTGACGGTGATGGTGGAGGAGGGCACGGCCAACGGCGATTCGCTGTGGCACCTGACCACCAATGCGCCGATCACCCTCGGCACCACGGCGCTGACCTTCAAGATGCTGGCCGGGCGTACGGGGATCGCCGCTGGCACTTACAAGAGCGTGACGGTAGACGAATATGGTCGGGCGACTGCTGGCGCGAATCCTGAAACCTTGGCTGGTTTCGGGATCAAGGATTCGTACACCAAGGCTGAAGTTGAAGCGTTGATTGCGAAGGCATCGGCGTTGCCGGTGGGTTCGATTGTCGCGTTCCCGGTGGATGCACCGCCGCCGGGTTTTCTGGAGCTGGATAACAGCGTCAAGAGCAGTGCGACTTACCCGGACTTGAGCGCCTACTTGGGCGGCAAGTTCAACAAGGGGGATGAGGGTGTTGGGAACTTCCGTTTGCCCGAGGCGCGTGGGGAGTTCTTGCGCGGTTGGGATCATGGGCGAGGGGTGGATCCGGGGCGTGCCGCCGGTAGCTTTCAGTCGGACAGTCTCAAGGCGCATTACCATTCCATTCCGACGGGCTCGGGAGGTGGTCAGGCTGTCGACCCAAATGGGGAGACTCCAACGGTTGTGCTGAAAGATACGGCCGCAGACTGGGTTTTGCGTACGGAAGGTGATAACGCCGAACTGACTATTGGTCGCGTCAGGACCTACAACTTTGGTGCTGCTACGGAAACACGTCCGCGCAACGTCGCCGTCATGTGGTGCATTAAAGCCTGGAACGCACCGGTCAATCAGGGAACCATCGATGTAGCCGCACTGGCCAAGGAAGTCGAACGACTCAAATCCGCTGTTCCGGTGGGTGCTGTGCTGGCCTTCCCGACGGGCATCGTTGCGCCGGGTTATCTGGAGCTGGATGGCAGTGTGCAGAGCATTGCGGCTTACCCAGATCTGGCGGCGTTTCTCGGTACGACTTACAACAAGGGGAATGAGGGCGCGGGCAACTTCCGTTTGCCGGAATCACGCGGTGAGTTCTTGCGTGGTTGGGACCATGGGCGGGGTATCGATATCGGTCGTAGTGTTGGCAGCTATCAGGCGGGTACGAAGACGCAGGGCGATGACGGCACGGCGCCGGCTGTTCAAGGTATTGGCAACTCCAATTTGATTGATGCAGATCCTGCTCCTGGCTTCAGTGGCGATATTTATTACAGCACTACCAATGTCACGGTGCAGAACTTTACCAACGTGTTCTGGAAAACGGTGCGCCCCCGCAACCTCTCCGTCATGTGGTGCATCAAAGCCTGGAACGCACCGGTCAACGAGGGCGTTATTGATGTTGCCGGATTAGCCAGTCTGGCTCAGCAAGCTACGGAGACGAATCAAGGTACCGCCAAGGTTGCTACCCCAAATCAGGTAAATGCGGGTTCGGATGACAGTGCGATCGTTACTCCGAAAAAACTGCGCCTGGGCTTCACGGCCAGTCTCTTCGCTAACGGATACATTATCTTCCCATCCTGGCTGGGTGGTCTCATCTTGCAATGGGGGCAGGAAAGCATGGTGGGAACCACTGGAACCTTCAATTTTCCGATGGCCTTTCGGTCACAGGTCTTCCAGATGGTCGCCACGGATGGAGGCAGTGGTGCCCATTCGGTGGGATCGAGTGCTGTTTCACTTTCCGCGTACACCGCCTACGGCGATAAGGCGACGACAAACTTTCGTTATTTCGCGATAGGTGCTTGATGATGCGCTATTACAGCAAAACAACCGGCAGTACGTATCTCGATACTGTGCACAGTTCTATGCCCGATGATGTCCGGCCCATTCC from Pseudomonas sp. P8_229 encodes:
- a CDS encoding tail fiber assembly protein; its protein translation is MSRFAFVQYYYSDVVHKVLEIVEADEKPTYYPNGVNGHWVDITNNTAVQVGWKASTVNFVDWVFSELTYQDHADEATAKKLELLSAAVNWLKLNPLQYSIDLGVATPEEETLLLAYKQFYVGVARVEKQSGYPYTINWPVAPF
- a CDS encoding phage holin family protein, which produces MTNEQQALADMPIWLVILLAVVGGVSGEMWRADKEGARGWPLLRRLALRSGACMICGVSAIMLLYAAGMSIWAAGAFGCLTAMAGADVAIGLYERWAAKRIGVCEVPPPRDPQ
- a CDS encoding phage baseplate assembly protein V, with product MFDALLRMQLGPIIERLAEMEAEIDDLHRRAESFCRIGICQSIDAASNTCQVSHGGLLTPAIKFFNPSAGAQSESRIPSVGEQCLLFNYGSGESGAQSVALFGLNSERFPPAATVPTLTRRVHVDGSESGYDDASHTLHWQNGPAAFTGSRESLELSIGPARLVMTPQVISLQLGAVGLTIDASGVHFSGPLVDHQGRVISP
- a CDS encoding phage baseplate protein; protein product: MIGIDRDSGATVDDWLQFVQRATRALTTPLGTRQKRPLYGSLIPTLLGQNLGDDVLLLAQSHAAQAFYNAQNGISDFQPSVIVASRQGAGLLLRFAGTWKNRQQTFEVVT
- a CDS encoding baseplate J/gp47 family protein → MSMLIPGQNQLAEPALITVDAFEDLLAEFKTFVVEYVGARAPDSAAKLKTSLDNESELLTLALEAFCVRLQTHERKYNARIKQMLAWWATGSNLDARLADMGLERQLLDPGDPAAFPPVPPIHESDDDARLRYYLAPHAPAAGSRMQYRREVFTLGERPTVKVESTDAGVVNVTYTFNPDGLAAQVKDGNGRRTAPGEVQVTVLSRDGDGTPSAALLDGVRQHFARPDVRPETDLVTVKAADIQRYKIRVVAKINSGPDSGLTKVAAQQQLQSYADSCHRLEGRVDPSWIDYTLHSAGAVQLQILEPLEPIVTTAFQAPYCTAVEVEVLTL
- a CDS encoding phage tail protein I, yielding MSEPTQRPTLLPANSSALERGLDLGFGALLDRIAPPFPELMNPNETPVAFLPYLAADRGVAEWSTAAPEAEKRLTVELAWPTARQAGTRKALENAAKGLQLRPDIRAWYEQTPPGMPYSFTVRAFSDQPYSEEIDARLDRRLADAKSERDILSVTVGLSAFGSHSIAAATFCGELTTIYPVFIEGLETSGEAFMAAALYTVETSTIYPQGA
- a CDS encoding phage tail protein — its product is MADYYTLLTNAGIAYETACKAAGVPIKLTQISVGDGGGSVYNPAATATALKREVWRGPLNALFQDEKNPSWLLAEVTIPPDVGGWYVREAGLWTDTGILYAIVKYPESFKPVLATSGSGKEFYIRSIFETSNASLVTLLIDDTVVKATRAWVMSYLAEELGKLDGKQSVRVAASSNIVLNGAQQIDGVAVIAGDRVLVANQTLAKDNGLWLAANGDWVRATDANSNAKVTPGLTVMVEEGTANGDSLWHLTTNAPITLGTTALTFKMLAGRTGIAAGTYKSVTVDEYGRATAGANPETLAGFGIKDSYTKAEVEALIAKASALPVGSIVAFPVDAPPPGFLELDNSVKSSATYPDLSAYLGGKFNKGDEGVGNFRLPEARGEFLRGWDHGRGVDPGRAAGSFQSDSLKAHYHSIPTGSGGGQAVDPNGETPTVVLKDTAADWVLRTEGDNAELTIGRVRTYNFGAATETRPRNVAVMWCIKAWNAPVNQGTIDVAALAKEVERLKSAVPVGAVLAFPTGIVAPGYLELDGSVQSIAAYPDLAAFLGTTYNKGNEGAGNFRLPESRGEFLRGWDHGRGIDIGRSVGSYQAGTKTQGDDGTAPAVQGIGNSNLIDADPAPGFSGDIYYSTTNVTVQNFTNVFWKTVRPRNLSVMWCIKAWNAPVNEGVIDVAGLASLAQQATETNQGTAKVATPNQVNAGSDDSAIVTPKKLRLGFTASLFANGYIIFPSWLGGLILQWGQESMVGTTGTFNFPMAFRSQVFQMVATDGGSGAHSVGSSAVSLSAYTAYGDKATTNFRYFAIGA